The genomic interval AGTCACCTGACGCATTCCGTAGCGTCCGGCCCCGCGACTCCAACGAGCCGGCCCCTCCCCCGTTCCGTGCGGCGAAGCACGGAGCGCCCTGCGGACCTGTCATCGTGCGGGAGTCTGTCATTACGCTTCTATCAACCATGTCGGCTCTATACGCAGCCCAGGATTCCGACTCTGCGCGGGGGGCCGCAAGGGACGTGACGGGGCCTGAGGGCCGCAGGTCCGTCATGTTTTCTGCGGAGTCGGTGTCAAAGATGCGCGAGTGTCCGGACGCCCGGCTCCGCGCGGCGTCCCAGATCCATGCAACCCCGCCCGACGGGCGAGGGCTCCAGGGAGTTTTACGCGATGGCAGATGCGGCGAACTCCAAGACGCGTCCCGAGGATACGCCCGCGAAAGCGCAGCCGCGCAAGCTGCGCCTGCGCGACATCACCGAGGACAAGCGCGTCGCGCAGATGCTGGCGCTCGGCTTCTCCTCCGGCCTGCCGCTGCTGCTCGTGCTCGGCACCTTCACCCTGCGGCTCGCCGATTCCGGCATCGACATCAAGACGATCGGCCTGTTCAGCTACGTCGCGCTGCCCTACTCGCTGAAGTTTCTCTGGGCGCCCTCGATCGACCGGGTTGACGTGCCGTTCCTGGCCCGGCGCCTCGGCCGCAAGCGCGCCTGGATGATCGTGACGCAGATCGCCACCGCCCTTGCGCTCGTCCTGATGGCCTTCGCCGACCCGAAGGACCATCTCGCGCTCATCGGCCTCGGCGCCTTCCTCGTCGCCTTCTGCGCCGCCACCCAGGATGTGGTGATCGACGGCTGGCGTATCGAGGCGGCGGGCACCGACCTGCAGGGCATCATGGCCGCCACCTCGAACCTCGGCTACCGGTTCGGGCTGATCCTGGCGGGGGCCGGCGCGCTCTACGTCGCGGCCTATGGCGGCTGGACGCTCGCCTATCTCTGCATGGCCGCGCTGATGGGCGTCGGCCTGATCGCGGCGCTCCTCGCCACGCCCTATGACCGGCCGCGCGAGGCGGCGACGGGCAAGCGCGACCTGCCCGCCGCCGTGCGCCGCGCCGTGCTGGAGCCGTTGACGGAACTCCACGCCCGGATGGGCAACGCCCTGTTCGCGGTGCTGGCGCTGGTCGCGCTCTACCGGATGCCGGACTTCGTCTCCGGGGTGATGGCCAACCCGCTCTACATCACGCTCGGCTACGGCAAGGCGGAGATCGCCACCATCGTCAAGCTGTTCGGCATCTGGGTCGGGATCGCCGGGGGCTTTGCGGGCGGCTGGTCGATCGCCCGGCTCGGCATGTTCCCGACCCTGGTGATCGGCGCCTTCATCGCCGCCGCCTCGCACCTGTCGCTGGCGTGGCTGGCCCTCGGCGATCCGGAGCAATGGCGCCTCGCCATCGCGGTCTCGATCGAGAGCCTGTGCGGTTCCTTCGCCGGCATCGCGCTCATCGCCTACATGTCGAGCCTGACCACGCCGGGCTTTGCCGCCACGCAATACGCCCTGTTCTCCTCGCTCTACGCCCTGCCGGGCAAGCTGGTCGCCGGCACCTCCGGCTTCGTGGTGGCGGCCTACGGCTTCCCGACCTTCTTCGCCATGACCGCGGCGGTCGGCATCCCCGTCGTCGCCCTCTGCTTTGCCGTCGGCCGTATCCCGCAGCGCACGGCGCCCGCGGAAAGCCCGGCCGAGGCCGTACCCGAAGCGGTGCCGGGGAACCCAACCGCCCCCGTCGGTCTTGCTTCAGCCGAAGCGGGCCCCGAGATCCCGCCCAAAGTCGCGAGGGCGCAGACGTGAACGACCTTGCCGTTGCCGGAGAAACCCTCCCGGTCCCGATCGACCCGCCGGCCGGACGGCCCCTGTCGGAGGAGGACCGCGCCGTCCTGCGGCGCGCGGTGGCCGTGCTGGAGAAGCCGGGGCTGGCCTCCCGGCTCTCGGCCGCGGCCGGCGCGCCCCTCGACATGATTGGCCGCGCGCTGCCGGCGCCCATCACCGAGACGGTGGCCAGCGCCACGGAGGGCGCAATGCGCACGGCCCTGCGGGTCGCGCTCGCGACCCTGCCGGACAAGGCTGTGAAACCCGCCGGCACGGCGCTGGAGCGCATCGAAACCGAGGCCGGCGGGCGCCTGAGCCGCTTGCTCGGATCGAGCGACACCCGCCACAAGGCGCTCGCCGCGGTGACCGGTGCGGTCGGCGGCGTGCTCGGCCTCGCGACGCTGGCGGTCGAGCTGCCGGTCTCGACGACGCTCATGCTGCGCTCCATCGCCGAGATCGCCCGGGAGGAGGGCGAGGATCTGAGCGATCCCGAGAGCGCACTCGCCTGCGTGCAGGTCTTCGCCCTCGGCGGACGGGCCGGCGCCGAGACGACGGTGGCCGATAGCGGCTATTTCGCGGTGCGCGCGGCCCTGGCCAAGACCATGTCGGAAGCCGCCCGCTACGCCGCCCACCGCTCGCTGCTCGATGCCGGCGCGCCGCCGCTGGTGCGGCTCACCGCGCAGATCGCCGCCCGGTTCGGCCTCGTCGTCTCGCAGAAGGTCGCGGCCCAGGCCGTGCCGGTGATCGGGGCACTCGGCGGCGCTGCCGTCAACGCCGCCTTCATGGACCACTTCCAGTCCATGGCCCGCGCCCACTTCACCGTGCGCCGGCTGGAGCGTGCCTACGGCCGGAACGCCGTGCACGCGGCCTATCTCGAGGAGAAGGCGGCGCTCGGCCTCGGCTGAGGCGGGCGCTCACGGCCAGACCTTGATCGCCACCGGCCGCCGCACGAGGTCGCGGTCGGAGGTGATGGCGCAGCCCTCAAGGCGAAGGGTCGCGAAGGTCAGGAGCGCGCCTTCGCCGACATCGTCGAAGTTGCGCCCCTTGGCCCCCGGATCGAGCAGCGACGGGTAGGCGATCAGCCGGCCCCCGGCCTTGCAGGGATCGTCGTAGAGCGTGGCCCCGGCGATCAGCAGACGCGGCACGTCCCAGGTCAGCAGGTCGCGCGACGTGCTCCAATAGAAGCCCGATTCCGGAAACGCGCCGCCCTTGGCCGCCATGAACACGGCGATCCAGGCGCCCGTGCCGCGGTGGCGCACCACCGCGCCGACGGGGGCGGGGAACGGCCCGACCGGCCGGCAGGTGTCGGCGAGTTTGACCGCCTTGCGGTAGGGGTCGGGAAAGGCGGCGGTGAAGCCGGTGCCGGTCCAGGCGCGCCAGCTCGCCGGATCGTCCGGCCGCTCGGTGCGGAACAGGCAGACGCCCGCCGCCTGATCGCTGCCCGATCGGTCCCAGCCCGTGGTCGAGGCGAGGAAGTAGCGGAAGCGCCCCTCGCCGAAGATATTGGAGGGGTTGAAGAAGCCCCGGTGCCGGCCCTGGCCCTCCTCCTGCCGGAACGGCGCGCCCGCCACCACAACGGGCGGCGCCGCGCGGGAAAAGCTCCGACCGCCATCGCGGGAGAAGGCCGCGGTGACCGTGTTGTACCAGCACTCCATGTAGACCTTGGAGCGGCAGCGGCCCTCATGCTCGTTGGCCTGATACTCGTGGTGGAGGAGGGCGGCGATGCGGGTCCCGTCCTCGGTCCAGGTGGCGGTGATCCACGAGCGGTCGTCGTAGAGCGCCGGGTCGGGCTTCTCGCCGGAATCGAGCACCACGCGGCAATCGATCTTCAGGCTGTCGAGGTCGGGGCCGCGCAGGGCCCGGTTGCGGAAGTGCAGGCCGAAGACAGCGATCTGACCTGACGCGTCGCGGAAGGCGCGGGTGGGCGCATCGGGCACGTCGGCGCCGTCGCAGGCATCGCGGGTGGCGGAGAACAGCGTCCGCTCCGGCCCCGTCAGGGTCAGCGCCGAGAGCGGCGGTTCCGCGGCGGCGTGGGCCGGCGGCACGGAGCCGCAGGAGAGCGCGAGCGCTGCGACGAGGGGGCGAGTCAGTCTGGACATCGCCAAAGGATTGCGTTTTGAACCGTTACAGGGAGCTTGTCCGCATCCGCCGGAGCGAGCGCCGTCCACAGGCATGCCCCATGCTGGTTATGATCCTCGGCCTCGTGCTGTTTCTCGGCACGCACGCCTTCTCCATGGCCCGGGCCAAACGCGCGGAGGTGATCGGGCGAGTGGGCGAGGGCCGGTTCAAGCTCGGTTACACCCTGCTCTCGGTGCTCGGCCTGATCCTGACCGTCTACGGCTACGGCCTCTACCGGCAGGAGGGCATGATCCCGGTCTGGTCGCCGCCGCTCTGGACCCGGCATCTCGCGGTGCTGTTGACGCTGTTCGCCTTCATCAGCCTCGCGGCGACCTACCTGCCCGGCCATCTCCGCGCCCGGCTCAAGCACCCGATGCTGCTGTCCGTGAAGATCTGGGCGACCGCCCACCTCTTGGCCAACGGCGATCTCGGCTCGATCCTGCTGTTCGGCTCCTTCCTCGCCTGGGCGGTCGCCGCCCGCATCAGCGCCAAGCGCCGCGCGCTGACGGCGGGGCAGGTGGCGCAGCAGCATGGCGGGCAGGCCGCGCCGGCCGGCTGGCGCAACGACGCCATCGCCGTGGTCGTCGGGGTCATCGCGTGGTTCGTGTTCGGCAAGTACCTGCACCCGCTGCTCATCGGCGTCGCCGCCTGGCCGGGACAGGCCTGACAGGGCGATCGCTCGAAGCGATCACCCTGGTTTGACTCCGGCCTCAAGCGCCGGCGGTCGCCTCCGCGACCTCAGGCTGTCGCTCCGCTCGATGCTTTCCGAGGCTAAAGCCCGCTCCGCGCAGCGCTCTTCGCGCCGCGAAGCCGCTCAAGCGGCTTCGAGCGATGGCCCTGACAGACTTGAGCCCCCTATTCGCCAAAGCGGGGGCGCTGTGCTAGGCGCCCTCGATACGACGACGAGCGAGGCGAGCGCGCTCCGCGAGGAGCGCCCGGATTTGTCATGGCCGAGAACAACGAGTTCATCCGCGAGGTCGACGAGGATTACCGCCGCGACCAGATCGCCAACATCTGGAAGCGCTACAATGCGCTGATCATCACCCTGGCGGTCCTCCTCGTGGCCGGCGTCGGCGGCTACAATTACTGGCGCCATGCCGAGCGCACCCGCGCCGAGGCGGCCTCCGAGCGTTTCGACAAGGCCAACCGCCTCGCCAAGGACGGCAAGGCGGAGGAGGCTGACCGCGACTTCGCCGCGATCCAAGCCGACGGGCCGGGGGGCTACGCCCTGCTCGCCCGCTTCCGCCTCGCCGCCGAGGCGGCCAAGCGCGATGCGACCGCCGGAGCGGACGCCTACGACAAGCTCGCCGCCGACACCGGCATCGGCGATGCCCTGCGCGACCTCGCCCGCCTGCGCGCGGCGCTGCTGCGCCTCGACGGCACCGATCCGAATGCGGCGCTGACCGGCCTCCAGGGGCTTGCCGCCCCGACCAACGCCTTCCGCCACACCGCCCGCGAGATGCTCGGCCTGACGGCGCTCAAGCGCGGCGACATCGAGGGCGCCGGCCGCTGGTTCGATCAGATCAGCGCCGACGGCGAGACGCCCCAGAGCCTGCGTCAGCGGGTCGAGATCTACCAAGCGCTTGTGGCCGGTGGCGCCGTCACCGTGACGGAAGCCAAGCCCGAGAACGCCGCCCCGCCGCCGATCACCCGCTGACGGCGCGGCCGGAACCGCCTATCTTCGTAACGATGATGCGCGTCGGGCCCTCTCGCCCGCGCGCCTGACGAGACTGTTGTTTCCCATGGATCTGCCGACCGTCGCGATCGTCGGACGCCCGAATGTCGGCAAGTCGACCCTGTTCAACCGGCTGGTCGGGCGCAAGCTCGCCCTGGTGGATGACCGCCCCGGCGTGACCCGCGACCGCCGCGAGGGCGAGGGCTTCATCGGCGACGTCGCCTTCCGCGTCATCGACACCGCGGGCCTCGAAGAGGCGGACGCCGACTCGCTGCTCGGCCGCATGCGCGCCCAGACCGAGGCCGCCATTCTCGAAGCCGACGCGGTGCTGTTCGTCATCGACGCCCGCGCCGGCGTCCTGCCGTCCGACCGGCCCTTCGCCGAACTGGTGCGCCGCGCCGGCTGCCCCGTCATCCTCATCGCCAACAAGGCCGAGGGCGGCGCCGGCATGGCCGGGGCCTACGATGCGTTCTCGCTGGGGCTCGGCGATCCGATCCCGTTCTCCGCCGAGCACGGCGAGGGCCTGGGCTCGTTGCAGGATGCCCTGCGCGAGGTTCTGCCCGAACCCGACGAGGAGGACGAGGACGGGGAGGGCGGCAAGGGCCTGCGCGTCGCCATCGTCGGGCGGCCGAATGCCGGCAAGTCCACCCTGATCAACCGGATGATCGGCGAGGACCGCCTGCTGGTCGGCCCCGAGGCCGGCATCACCCGCGATTCGATCTCCCTCGACTGGGAGTGGCGCGGGCGCCGGATCAAGCTGCACGACACCGCCGGCATGCGCCGCCGGGCGCGCATCGACGACAAGCTGGAGAAGCTCGCGGTCTCCGACGGCCTGCGCGCCGTGCGCTTCGCCGAGGTCGTGGTCGTGCTCCTCGATGCGACGATCCCGTTCGAGAAGCAGGATCTCACCATCGTCGATCTCGTCGAGAGCGAGGGCCGCGCCCTGGTGATCGGCCTCAACAAGTGGGATCTCGTCGCCGACCAGCCGGGCCTGCTCAAGACCCTCCGGGAAGACTGCACCCGCCTGTTGCCGCAGGTGCGCGGCGTCTCGGTGGTGCCGCTCTCGGGGCTTGCCGGCGACGGCATCGACAAGCTGATGCAGGCCGTGGTCGATGCCTCCGAGGTGTGGAGCCGGCGCGTCTCGACGGCGCGGATCAATGCGTGGCTCACCGACGCGACGCAGCGCAACCCGCCGCCCGCGGTCTCCGGCCGGCGCATCAAGATCCGCTACGCCACCCAGGTGAAGAGCCGCCCGCCGCACTTCGCCCTGTTCGGCAACCAGCTCGACGCCCTGCCGAAATCCTACACCCGCTACCTCGTCAACGGCCTGCGCGAAGCCTTCGACCTGCCCGGCGCGCCGATCCGGCTGTCCCTGCGCACGACGAAGAACCCGTTCGAGAAGGGCTGATCCGGCCGGCAAATCTGGAGAAGCGCGGTTCCCGGGAAAGGACCTTCCCCCGCAGGGGAGCGACGGAGAGTTTGGGCCTCGGCGCGCGTTGAACTTGGGAAGTCCGCTCCCTTGCTCGACCTGTCCAAGTCCTTAGCCTGTCGGCTCCTTCTCGCATGGATCGTTTCCCGATGGCCGGATCGTCCTCCGCCGCCGCGCGGCCGGCAAAGCGCGTCGAGCCGCGCACGCTCGCCCTGGTCGGGCTCGCGGGCCTCCTTGTGGTCGCCGCCGCAGCCCTGTTCGCGACGCTCGCCGATGCCGGCACCGTCCAGGCGGTCCGCGACGGGCTGACGAGCCGCGGTTTCTGGACCGCGGCGGCGGTCGGGCTCGCGGCGCAGACCGTCGATGGCGCGCTCGGCATGGCCTACGGCATCACCTCGACGACCTTCCTGCTCTCCACCGGGGTGCCGCCGGCGGCGGCCTCGGCCTCCGTGCACGTCGCCGAGATCTTCACCACCGCCTTCTCCGGCGTCTCGCACTGGCGGCTCGGCAATGTGGACGGGCCGCTGTTCCGGCGCCTGCTGATCCCCGGCGTGATCGGCGCGGTGGCAGGCGGCTATCTCCTCACCTCGGTCGATGGCGAGGCGATCAAGCCGTTCGTCTCGGTCTACCTGCTCCTGATGGGGCTCTACGTCCTGTCGAGGGCGTTCCGGGCCGTGAAGGTCAGCCACGAGCCGCCGCGTGCCGTGGTGCCGCTGGCGCTCGGCGGCGGCTTCGTCGATGCGATCGGCGGCGGCGGATGGGGACCGGTGGTGACGACATCGCTGGTCGGCCGCGGGCAGGATCCGCGCACCTCGATCGGCTCGGTCAACGCAGCGGAGTTCTTCGTCGCGGTGGCGAGTGGGTTGTCCTTCACCCTGCTCGGCGGGCTGACCCACTGGACCACCATCGCCGGCCTCGTCCTCGGCGGGCTGTTCGCAGCACCCATCGCCGCCCTGCTGGTGCGGGTGATCCCGGCGCGGGGGCTGATGGTCGTGGTGGGGCTCCTGATCACGGGTCTCAGTCTCGTGAGCCTCGCGGGTCTGTTCGGTTAACGTCCCTCACCCCGCCCGCGTGGTCTCGGCGAGCCAGTCCACCACCGCGTCGAGGGCTTGGCGGTTGCTGGTGTCGCCGCCGCGGGTGCCCTCGAACGCGGCGATCTGCCGGTCGGCACTGGTGCCTTCGCGCAGGATGCGGCGGGCGTCGGCCACCTCTTCGGTGCAGCCCAGGGCCTCGGCATCCTCCGCGATCAGCGAGAGCAGCGTGTCGAGGGCGGCGTCGAAGGGGAAGGCCTGCTCGGATGCCTCGTCGATCAGCTCGGCCTCGACCCCGCTGCGCTGGGCCCGCCACAGGTTCTCCGCCGCGATCGCCCGCGAGACGCCGGTGAGCCCGGCATTGATGTCGGGCCGGCGCTCCACCAGCCGCACGAGGCAGCGGAACAGGGCCGCCACCGCAATGGCGTCGGCGAGCCGGGTGCAGGAATCGGCGATGCGCAGTTCGAGCGTCGGGAACTTGATCGAGGGGCGCAGGGACCACCACAGGAAGCTCGCATCCTGGATCGAGCCGGCATTGGTCATGATGCGCACGTAGCGCGTGTAAGCCTCCGCATCGCCCATCAGGTCGGGCAGGCCGGTGCGCGGCAGTTCGCCGAAGGCGCTGAGGCGGTAGGCGGCGAGCCCCGTCGGCTTGCCCTGCCAGAACGGCGAGGAGGCGGAGAGGGCGAACAGCAGCGGCTGGAACGGCAGCAGCCGGTCCATCAGCGCGACGCGCCGGTCGGGGTCGGCGACCTCGACATGGACGTGCATGCCGCAGATCAGGCTGCGCCGCCCGGCGAGGCCCACGTCGCGCAGGATACCGCGATAGCGGTCGCCCTTGGTCGGCAATTGCCGCGCCCAGTCGGCGATGGGGTGTGTGCCGGCGGCGAAGACGAGGAGCCCGTGCTCGCGGCCCAGATCCGCCAAGGCCTGCCGCTGCTCCCGCAGCGCGGCGTGGGCGGCCGGGAACGCCGTGGAGGGCGGGGTGCAGACCTCGACCTGACATTGCAGCAGCTCGCGCCCGATCTCGGGCAGCCGCTCGCCGGCCGCCTGATGGAACGGCTTGACCGAGCGGCGCGGCGTGCCGCGGGTCTCGGCGTCGGCAAGGAAATACTCTTCCTCGATCCCGAACCGGTAGGGGTGGGCGCTCATGCCGTGCTGACTCCGACGACCGGCCGACCCGCTCTCACCGGAGGGGAGGCCGCTCCAGCCAGAGAGGCGCACCGAAAGGACCTTGGCCGGGAGCAAGCCGTGAGCCCCGAGAACGGTTCCCGGGGGAGGCCCGGCGGCCAGCGCGACACCGTGGCCGCCCGGCACGGGCCGGCGGGGCTCGCGCCGGGGGCGGGGAGGGCGCTACAGCTTTCTTTCCCGCCGCCGCTTCTCTCCCACGACCATGCCCGAACTGCCCGAAGTCGAGACCGTGCGCCGGGGGCTCGCCCCCGCGATGGTCGGGGCGCGCGTCGCCCGCGTCACCCTGCGTCGGCCGAACCTGCGCTTCCCCTTCCCCGAGCGCTTCGCCGAGCGGCTGGAGGGCACCACGGTGCTGGAACTGGCGCGCCGGGCCAAGTACCTCACGGCGCATCTCGATTCCGGCGAGAGCCTGATCCTGCATCTCGGCATGAGCGGGCGCTTCGATGTGCGCCTGCCCGACGGCTCGAAC from Methylobacterium sp. AMS5 carries:
- a CDS encoding EcsC family protein, with the protein product MNDLAVAGETLPVPIDPPAGRPLSEEDRAVLRRAVAVLEKPGLASRLSAAAGAPLDMIGRALPAPITETVASATEGAMRTALRVALATLPDKAVKPAGTALERIETEAGGRLSRLLGSSDTRHKALAAVTGAVGGVLGLATLAVELPVSTTLMLRSIAEIAREEGEDLSDPESALACVQVFALGGRAGAETTVADSGYFAVRAALAKTMSEAARYAAHRSLLDAGAPPLVRLTAQIAARFGLVVSQKVAAQAVPVIGALGGAAVNAAFMDHFQSMARAHFTVRRLERAYGRNAVHAAYLEEKAALGLG
- a CDS encoding carboxylate-amine ligase, whose protein sequence is MSAHPYRFGIEEEYFLADAETRGTPRRSVKPFHQAAGERLPEIGRELLQCQVEVCTPPSTAFPAAHAALREQRQALADLGREHGLLVFAAGTHPIADWARQLPTKGDRYRGILRDVGLAGRRSLICGMHVHVEVADPDRRVALMDRLLPFQPLLFALSASSPFWQGKPTGLAAYRLSAFGELPRTGLPDLMGDAEAYTRYVRIMTNAGSIQDASFLWWSLRPSIKFPTLELRIADSCTRLADAIAVAALFRCLVRLVERRPDINAGLTGVSRAIAAENLWRAQRSGVEAELIDEASEQAFPFDAALDTLLSLIAEDAEALGCTEEVADARRILREGTSADRQIAAFEGTRGGDTSNRQALDAVVDWLAETTRAG
- a CDS encoding AmpG family muropeptide MFS transporter, with protein sequence MADAANSKTRPEDTPAKAQPRKLRLRDITEDKRVAQMLALGFSSGLPLLLVLGTFTLRLADSGIDIKTIGLFSYVALPYSLKFLWAPSIDRVDVPFLARRLGRKRAWMIVTQIATALALVLMAFADPKDHLALIGLGAFLVAFCAATQDVVIDGWRIEAAGTDLQGIMAATSNLGYRFGLILAGAGALYVAAYGGWTLAYLCMAALMGVGLIAALLATPYDRPREAATGKRDLPAAVRRAVLEPLTELHARMGNALFAVLALVALYRMPDFVSGVMANPLYITLGYGKAEIATIVKLFGIWVGIAGGFAGGWSIARLGMFPTLVIGAFIAAASHLSLAWLALGDPEQWRLAIAVSIESLCGSFAGIALIAYMSSLTTPGFAATQYALFSSLYALPGKLVAGTSGFVVAAYGFPTFFAMTAAVGIPVVALCFAVGRIPQRTAPAESPAEAVPEAVPGNPTAPVGLASAEAGPEIPPKVARAQT
- a CDS encoding sulfite exporter TauE/SafE family protein; this encodes MAGSSSAAARPAKRVEPRTLALVGLAGLLVVAAAALFATLADAGTVQAVRDGLTSRGFWTAAAVGLAAQTVDGALGMAYGITSTTFLLSTGVPPAAASASVHVAEIFTTAFSGVSHWRLGNVDGPLFRRLLIPGVIGAVAGGYLLTSVDGEAIKPFVSVYLLLMGLYVLSRAFRAVKVSHEPPRAVVPLALGGGFVDAIGGGGWGPVVTTSLVGRGQDPRTSIGSVNAAEFFVAVASGLSFTLLGGLTHWTTIAGLVLGGLFAAPIAALLVRVIPARGLMVVVGLLITGLSLVSLAGLFG
- the der gene encoding ribosome biogenesis GTPase Der; amino-acid sequence: MDLPTVAIVGRPNVGKSTLFNRLVGRKLALVDDRPGVTRDRREGEGFIGDVAFRVIDTAGLEEADADSLLGRMRAQTEAAILEADAVLFVIDARAGVLPSDRPFAELVRRAGCPVILIANKAEGGAGMAGAYDAFSLGLGDPIPFSAEHGEGLGSLQDALREVLPEPDEEDEDGEGGKGLRVAIVGRPNAGKSTLINRMIGEDRLLVGPEAGITRDSISLDWEWRGRRIKLHDTAGMRRRARIDDKLEKLAVSDGLRAVRFAEVVVVLLDATIPFEKQDLTIVDLVESEGRALVIGLNKWDLVADQPGLLKTLREDCTRLLPQVRGVSVVPLSGLAGDGIDKLMQAVVDASEVWSRRVSTARINAWLTDATQRNPPPAVSGRRIKIRYATQVKSRPPHFALFGNQLDALPKSYTRYLVNGLREAFDLPGAPIRLSLRTTKNPFEKG
- a CDS encoding tetratricopeptide repeat protein; the protein is MAENNEFIREVDEDYRRDQIANIWKRYNALIITLAVLLVAGVGGYNYWRHAERTRAEAASERFDKANRLAKDGKAEEADRDFAAIQADGPGGYALLARFRLAAEAAKRDATAGADAYDKLAADTGIGDALRDLARLRAALLRLDGTDPNAALTGLQGLAAPTNAFRHTAREMLGLTALKRGDIEGAGRWFDQISADGETPQSLRQRVEIYQALVAGGAVTVTEAKPENAAPPPITR
- a CDS encoding NnrU family protein is translated as MLVMILGLVLFLGTHAFSMARAKRAEVIGRVGEGRFKLGYTLLSVLGLILTVYGYGLYRQEGMIPVWSPPLWTRHLAVLLTLFAFISLAATYLPGHLRARLKHPMLLSVKIWATAHLLANGDLGSILLFGSFLAWAVAARISAKRRALTAGQVAQQHGGQAAPAGWRNDAIAVVVGVIAWFVFGKYLHPLLIGVAAWPGQA